Part of the Phacochoerus africanus isolate WHEZ1 chromosome 8, ROS_Pafr_v1, whole genome shotgun sequence genome is shown below.
TGTCGTGGATTGAGACATGCCTGTGTTATTCCAAAGAAGGTCCCTGTAAAAGGCAGAAGACAGACGAGGAGTAAACATCATCTGTGCTGTGTAGTTGGGACGGCCGTGGCTGCTAGGCTGTGCAAAGAAGGCTTTGTGGAGGAGGTGAGGCTTAAGGTAGCTCCCTAACAGACCAAGGGCAGGTTCCATGAACAATACCACCTCATTTGCACTGGCAGGTAGTAAAATCAGACAGAACCTACTTGAAAACCCCCAGTGCTCTTACTTCATATTGATAGCCTCTGGGAACCACAGTTTCTTCACCTTTACCAATAAGGGAAGTGACGCCTCCTTTGCTTGGTATGGAAAGTGAATGAAGTCTTTTGTTCCATGACCCTAACCTGGACGTAGGCACATGTAATACATGTTATCTCCATCTTTATAACAAGAGATTTGCGGGGGAGAAGGTTGGAGATAGCCTTCTCTAGAGGAAGTCAGGAATCAAATGTCTATGTGCTTGTTTTAGAAAATTACACAGCTAACTCTTTTCTCTAATAGATAGTAAATCCTATCAATACATGTCCTAAAAACAGTAGAGGAATCTCAGATTAGGGAGATGAGGAATATTCTCCACTCTAAGATACCCAGGAGAACCACTGAAATTCATGGGAAAATTGTTGCTTTTTCAGAAAATGTCCCCTAATTTTATCAAAAGTAATAACTCTTTTGCATATAACTTATGCTTCCATTTTCTTAAGCAATCTCCATAACATCTCACGGGAAGCAATATCATCCTTCCtatttcacagaggaaaaaacCTAAGTCTTGCATAAATCAAGCAACATGCTAAAGATGGTAACAAGCAGACAGGCTAGGATTTCTGATCCCAAGATGGGTACCTTTCTAATCACCCTATATTGACTCCCTTCCAAATCACCAACCATCAGAAATTGAAGGGAAGGTCACCTAGGCAGAGTCCCACCGCTCCCAGCCAACTCCTCTGTCATTTGTTGCTGCATCTCCCAGAAAGTGTGAGGCCCGGAAATCCAACTTTGACGTACCATGCACTGAGTAAACATGCGTTGAGTAGCTGTAAGATACTGGAAACACACTCTTTTGCTAGATACCAAGAATAGAGCTGTGAGTAAGGCAGGTCCTGTTCCCTCCTCAGGGCTTACAATCCAGTTGGAGAGACCTGGAATGATGGAACAAACagacaagtaattttttttgtctttttgctatttcttgggccgctcccgtggcatatggaggttcccaggctaggggtcgaatcggagctgtagccgccggcctacaccagagccacagcaacgcgggatccgagctgcgtctgcgacctacaccacagctcacggcaacactggatccttaacccactgagcaaggccaggcatcgatcccgcaacctcacggttcctagtcggatttgttaaccactgcgccatgacgggaactccgagtcaaGTAGTTTAAAAGAATAACAGTCTCTCTGTGATAGAGAGATAGAGAATGATGACACAGGGCTTGATAGCAGATTTTCaaggaaggcttctctgaggatgTGACATTGAAAAATGTATGCCAGGGCTGTCAGGGATTCCCAGAAGTGGGAAAAGCACAAACGGGGAGAAGAGTGTTCCAGACAGAAGGAATGTCACGTGGGAATTCTTCAAGGCTTGAAGAATCTTGGATCATTGGAAAGAGTGAAAGGGTACACATGGGGCTTAAATAGACAGGAGGAGAGGAACTATGGCATGGCTCGAACCTGAAGCAGCTTGCAATGCTCAGAAAATTGGGGGGCTTGGAGGGCGTGATAAGGAACATGATGTTTATTCTAAGAATAATGGAGAGAATGTCAAGTGTTCTAGGCAGAGGACTGACCCTGTATGATATATGATTTTCAACGACTCCACCAGCTGCTACATGGAGAAGGATTGCAGAGGCAAGAACAGACATAAGGAGATGAGATACGGGGTTATTTCATTTACTTAAGTGAGataatggcttggatctggggtgaGGTAAGAGGTAAAGAGATAGATGTGTGAAGTCTTTGTAGACGTATTTTGTTCTTAGATGGAGAAGTCCCCGAAGGTGGGCAACATGACCAGAGTCCAGGAGTTTGTCTTGCTGGGCTTGTCCACAAGGTTGGACATAAGGGATGTCCTATTTGTCGTCTTCCTGGCCCTCTACCTGCTGACCCTCCTGGAGAACACGCTCATCATCTTCCTCATCTGCCGTCACACCGACCTCCACAagcccatgtacttcttcctgggCAACATGAGCTCCCTGGAGATGTGCTACATGTCAGTGACCATGCCCAGCCTGCTTGTGGGGCTGTGGACGGGACCCTTTCACATCTCCTTCACAGCCTGCATGACCCAGCTCTTCTTCTTCATCTCTCTCATCTGCACGGAGTGCACCCTCCTGGCctccatggcctatgaccgctatgtggccatctgctgCCCACTCCACTACCCACTGCTCATGAGGCCCCAGGTCTGCCTGAACTTGGCCATGGCCTCATGGATTGGTGGGTTACTGGTCTCAGTGGCCAAGACAACATGCATCGCCAGCCTGTCCTACTGTGGCCCCAATGTCCTCAACCAATTTTTCTGTGATGTCTCCCCTCTGCTCAACCTGTCCTGCACACACGTGGCCCTAACGGAGCTGGTGGACTTCATCTCTGCCATCGTCATCCTCTGGGGTTCCCTCTTGGTGGCCATAGCCTCCTATGTGGCCATTGGGAGGGCGGTGCTCCGCATGCCTTCAGCTGCCGCCCGCGgcaaggccttctccacctgcgCGTCCCACCTGGTGGTGGTGGGCATCTTCTACTCAGCGGCCCTCTTCATCTACTGCCGTCCCAGCCGCATCGAAGCCATGGACCTCAACAAGGTTCTCTCCGTCATCTACACGGTGGCCACGCCCCTATGCAACCCCGTCATCTACTGCCTGCAGAACAAGGAGGTCCAGGCAGCGCTGCAGAAAATGCTCCGCTGGCGCTGAGGCTGCCTAGCGACAGGCATGGGAGAGGTCTCAAGTTACCATACTTTATGTTCACATACCAAACCTTTCATCTTTAAACATGTACAGTTCCATGGAGATTTAGtgcattcacagagttgtgccaCTGTCACCATTATCGAATTCCAGAATAGTTTCATCACCCCCGAAAGTAACCCCTACGCACTAGAAGTAACTTcccatcccctgccccaccccccagcgcTAAAAACCACCAAtcttccttctgtctctatggatttgcctgtttggACATTTCGCATAAGTTTAGTAATATATAGAATTTTGTGTGGTCTCTTTTGCTTAGCatcatattttcaaggttcatgcatGGTGTAGCCTGTGTCAGTAtggcattcctttttatggttggataatattccattatatggggagtttccattgtggctcagcagtgaagaatccgacatggtgtctgtgaggatgcgggttcgatccctggcctcattcagtgggttaaggacctggcgttgttgtgtgctgtggtgcaggtctcagatgtggcctggatcccaagttgctgtggctgtggaacaggccatcagctacagatctgtttgacccctagcctgggagccttcatatgccacaagcctaaaaagaaaataaatttccattttatggtTACACCATATTTAGTTGCCTATTTGCCAGTTGATAGATGtttgagttgtttctactttATAGCTATTAGGGATAATGCTGCTGTAGACATTTGCATATAACTATTTGTGTGGTGAACAGTTCTTTTCCCTTGAgtatgtacctaggagtggaatttctgggtcatatgctTGTGCTATACTTCATGCTTTAAAGAACTATCAAACTGTTTTCAAAGCAATCAGTATCTTACTTCAACAATATAGGTATGTCAGGGTAAGGAGCTCCATTATAAATGGCCATTTATGGATGAAATAACACAAACGATTCTAATAAATCCCCTTAATGCTCAGGAAAAAATGGTAGTTACAATCTTGCACCATCCCTGTATCAGATCAGGAAAAATTCAAATGATTGTTAATAGCCAGAATTGATGTGGCTTTGAAAAAATAGGGACTCTCTTATATGGCTGGTGGTGGAATAAATTGTTAAAACATTCTTGGAAGACAATCTGGTATCCCCTATTAAGATTCGAATTGTGCCTACATTTTGACCCTGAATCTCCACATCTGCAGATATCTCACAGGGAAATTAAAGCACTGATCTGTAAAAATACATGATAAAGATGTTTATTGTAGCATTGTTTTAAGTGGGCCAATCTGGAAAGAACGTGACTGTTCATCAATAGCATAATGACTGAGTAAATTACGATGCCCACATATTATGAAACTTTATGAAGccgtttaaaaaaattatatctctATATTGGCATGGAGACCTAATATAGTTATGgatcaaaatgtaaaacattagaGTAAATTCtcaatagaaatttaaattcaaaaatgtgaaatataaaaattctagatATGTCTTCATATGTTTGCTTAGATTTATTTTGAGAATGCAcactgcaaaattttttttttttgcaattttcagTAATCATGAAAAGTTATTATCTGATATCAGTACAATGTTTCTGGAGGGCAATTTGTTATTATGCAGTAAAACCTGAATGTCCCTGGCCTTTGAAAGAGTatcattttaaggatttttttcccaaggaaataACGGGATGCCTACAACAACACAACTGTGagaatatttattgcattttgctCTTTCACTGGAGCACTGTTGGGAGAAACCTCCATTCAACAATAGAGGAGTCAGTAAAAcaaactgcagggagttcccttcatggctcagctgtcaATGAGCCCGAGCAGGAGCCacgaggatgtggctttgatccctggccttgctcagtgggttaaggatccggtgttgccctgggctgtggtgtaggcccagatgcggctcagatctggcgttgctgtggctgtggtgtaggccggctgctgtagctccaattggttccctagcctgggaacctccatatgccacaggcgggtgtagccctaaaaaggcaaaagacaaaacaaacaaacaaaaacaaaaaactgcatcACAGCTATGCAATAGAATCCTACCATGCCACAAAAAGTGAATTTTGTAAGTATATTTACTTCCATGAAATGTGTCAATTATATATCATGATGTGGAAAATTCAGGTTATAAAACAGCATGGACAGTGTAAttacattttgactttttttcattttttagttttatcgaagtatagttgacttacaatgttatgatgttttgatttttattgcactgtgtatatacgtatatacacattGAAAGAATATGAGAGAATTTGAAAACCAGCACTATAAAATGCTAATGGTGAAGACTTTGCTTTCATTTTCGTGTCATTatattttgtcaaaaatttttgGTGGCAAgtatatattgcttttaaaatgaaattattgttcaatattaaaaaatcactttaatcTCTCCCTTCTGTCCATGAGATAGAGCCAAACGTGACCCCCATTCTGCTTTGTGTTCAGTTTCCTTCTGCCCCACTGACTGACACAGTGCCCAGAAACACTGGGAGCTGTTgggtttccagttttcttttttgttgttaaagtgtagctgatttacagtgtcctcTATGTATCAGTGTCCTCTATGTAGTTGctctatatagcaaagtgactcagtcatatatatacatactttctgtattttttcatactctcttccatcatgttctactccaagagactggatatagttccctgtgctataatataggatctcattgcttatccattctaagtgtcatagtttgcatctgctaactccaaactccccgtccatcccacgccctccccctgTCCCCTTGGCAACCctgagtctgttctctacgtgtgtgaatctgtttctgttctgtggaaaggttcatttgtaccaaatttttagattccacacaaaaGTGATGTCATagggtatttgcctttctctttctgacttacttcacttagtgtaagagtctctagttgcatccatattgctgcaagtggcattattttgtccttttttatggctgagtagtattccattgtatacgtGTACCATGATTACTGTCAATAGCACTGCccaatagcgctgcaatgaacataggggtgcatgtatctttttgaatgaaactttTGTCTCGATATATGCCggagagtgggcttgctggatcatatggtagttctatatttagttttctgagcaccctccatactgttttccatagccaTTGTACCAATTTGTGTTTCGTACAGCTTTCTTCTTTCCGCCTCCTTCTCTGTTCTGTGATCCATTTCCTTCATGGAATCACAGCTGCCTGATATTTTCTTGACACCACATCACCTAAAGAGGTGTCTTTTGTGACACACCCTAATGTTCCTAGGGAGAAACACTACCCCACCCTCCATCCTTATGGCTTGAGTGAGCTGGCAGCCTCTCCTCTTAGCTCTAGGGGAAGGCAGGTGACACCAGCTGGCCAATCAGAGCCTCCTcgctgccctccccccaaaacacgTGACACCACACCAGCTGGCCAATCAGAACATTGCCCAGAACATTGCTCTCCTCACAGCCCTCTA
Proteins encoded:
- the LOC125133292 gene encoding olfactory receptor 5-like, with protein sequence MEKSPKVGNMTRVQEFVLLGLSTRLDIRDVLFVVFLALYLLTLLENTLIIFLICRHTDLHKPMYFFLGNMSSLEMCYMSVTMPSLLVGLWTGPFHISFTACMTQLFFFISLICTECTLLASMAYDRYVAICCPLHYPLLMRPQVCLNLAMASWIGGLLVSVAKTTCIASLSYCGPNVLNQFFCDVSPLLNLSCTHVALTELVDFISAIVILWGSLLVAIASYVAIGRAVLRMPSAAARGKAFSTCASHLVVVGIFYSAALFIYCRPSRIEAMDLNKVLSVIYTVATPLCNPVIYCLQNKEVQAALQKMLRWR